One genomic window of Desulfovibrio aminophilus DSM 12254 includes the following:
- a CDS encoding PAS domain S-box protein gives MSELFGTYLRARRQELDARRGGYSIRKLAQRLRVHHSFLSRIERGEPARLCERKLVALAHELGEDPDLILAMNGAVAEDVRRAILKRPALFSRLIRELRDAPDEDVRSDPQLRRERTRLAQRITDKAVRLRKALDELRVFRLAVDNGPAAVCMIGPDDTVTYVNRAFLALWGLASEADVLGLQRSVLWVDPEEAQHYYRKMKETGRSSMEARALRPDGTTFLARVAATASLDLDGRVIGGIASIVDVTRERALERGLTSSNQWLRQFVEDMHDVLLMLDDQGRVVYVSPSLETVWSLEPQAVQGRPLADFALPGHAPLLLDQIARTLEGANTVGDHRLRHGDETYPWVRLSLAPRRDEQGRVTGVQGVVTVLSGRVPTDDPSNRD, from the coding sequence ATGAGCGAACTCTTCGGAACCTATCTGCGCGCGCGGCGACAAGAACTGGACGCACGGCGGGGCGGCTACAGCATCCGCAAGCTGGCCCAGCGCCTGCGCGTGCACCATTCCTTCCTGAGCCGCATCGAGCGCGGCGAACCCGCCCGGCTCTGCGAACGCAAGCTGGTGGCCCTGGCCCATGAGCTGGGCGAGGATCCTGACCTCATCCTGGCCATGAACGGCGCCGTGGCCGAGGACGTGCGCCGGGCCATCCTCAAGCGCCCGGCCCTCTTCTCCCGGCTCATCCGCGAACTGCGCGACGCGCCCGACGAGGACGTGCGCTCCGACCCCCAGCTCCGGCGCGAACGCACACGCCTGGCCCAGCGCATCACGGACAAGGCCGTGCGCCTGCGCAAGGCCCTGGACGAGTTGCGGGTCTTCCGGCTGGCCGTGGACAACGGCCCGGCCGCCGTCTGCATGATCGGCCCGGACGACACCGTCACCTACGTGAACCGCGCCTTCCTGGCCCTCTGGGGCCTGGCGTCGGAAGCCGATGTCCTGGGCCTGCAGCGAAGCGTGCTCTGGGTCGATCCCGAGGAGGCCCAGCACTATTACCGGAAGATGAAGGAGACCGGACGGTCCTCCATGGAGGCCAGGGCCCTGCGCCCCGACGGCACCACCTTCCTGGCCCGGGTCGCGGCCACGGCCAGCCTGGACCTGGACGGCCGGGTGATCGGCGGCATCGCGAGCATCGTGGACGTGACCCGCGAACGGGCCCTGGAGCGCGGCCTGACCAGCAGCAACCAGTGGTTGCGGCAGTTCGTGGAGGACATGCACGACGTGCTCCTCATGCTCGACGACCAGGGCCGCGTGGTCTACGTCTCGCCCTCGCTGGAGACGGTCTGGAGCCTGGAGCCCCAGGCGGTCCAGGGCCGCCCCCTGGCGGACTTCGCCCTGCCCGGGCACGCGCCGCTGCTGCTGGACCAGATCGCCCGGACCCTGGAGGGCGCGAACACGGTCGGGGACCACCGGCTGCGGCACGGCGACGAAACCTACCCCTGGGTGCGTCTCTCCCTGGCCCCGCGCCGGGACGAGCAGGGCCGCGTCACCGGCGTCCAGGGAGTGGTGACCGTCCTGAGCGGACGGGTTCCGACCGACGATCCGTCGAACCGGGATTGA
- a CDS encoding universal stress protein, protein MADIRKILCALDFSPMSPRVADYAATLARALNVPLHAVYVAPTLKRYGSFAVAEESIENFVGAILAGARETMDEFAAKHFEGLEATTSVEMGYAPEALIAVAKEQGCGLIVMGTHGRRGIDRIVFGSVAEKVVKTSPLPVLTIHPPLGGS, encoded by the coding sequence GTGGCCGACATCCGCAAGATCCTCTGCGCCCTCGACTTCTCTCCCATGTCCCCGCGCGTGGCCGACTACGCCGCCACCCTGGCCCGTGCCCTGAACGTCCCCCTGCACGCGGTCTACGTGGCCCCCACCCTGAAGCGCTACGGCTCCTTCGCCGTCGCCGAGGAGAGCATCGAGAACTTCGTCGGCGCGATCCTCGCCGGGGCCCGCGAGACCATGGACGAGTTCGCGGCCAAGCACTTCGAGGGGCTGGAGGCGACCACCTCCGTGGAAATGGGCTACGCGCCCGAGGCCCTCATCGCTGTGGCCAAGGAGCAGGGCTGCGGGCTCATCGTCATGGGCACCCACGGCCGACGCGGCATCGACCGCATCGTCTTCGGCTCCGTGGCCGAAAAGGTGGTCAAGACCTCGCCCCTGCCCGTGCTCACCATCCACCCCCCCCTCGGGGGTTCATAA
- a CDS encoding 6-hydroxymethylpterin diphosphokinase MptE-like protein, which yields MEEVKAKVLEELGVLRRGPAVEGAGAVLSGGHGVLRHVPVWAYENPVFAAPFADDGPLFDPEPPERSPEEALAATRLPVFLGATRTPLLDAALARRDAAVILLDPDPGRMGALLAGFPPRDLAARGVVCVQGDALRLNPPLARLLPEKLFLKMGCPEFFAAPELLQALPEWVRAVVEQIEFLCWRHRIYPVSGQFNSRGLPLRRIERGLFLDQQHHAYENAAALASQGNLRQVRDALKGVPAILVAAGPDLAERAEFLRANRDRAVIIAVNNALKPLLALGVTPHVVVINDNSLAARVSFEGLDRLPETILAAHCLSHAPTELFGRTFFFGAYKPEVFGARPVLRIYGSVITAAFSLARHLGCPTCVLAGVQLAAADPWRLTYARNSVHEAPDSEARPLVHRHPQLYPVRTPFGETLYSTLNFRDAALWFLDEVRATGVRCVNLSRRSILLGPGVEFDENPRLPARQGLDAALRALRELPAPRADKGKIKAFLARERAAWANTAGPLDVLLSISGPEFVKNGMDVLEQLDRGNVTYLVQRFEDFHNPTFHRLVFEPKEPDDRERGLRLYLEAVRAMSLRFMSVIDRGFAAL from the coding sequence ATGGAAGAGGTCAAGGCCAAGGTTCTGGAGGAACTGGGCGTGCTGCGCCGGGGCCCCGCCGTGGAGGGCGCGGGCGCGGTCCTGTCCGGCGGGCACGGGGTGCTGCGCCACGTGCCGGTCTGGGCCTACGAGAATCCGGTCTTCGCCGCGCCCTTCGCGGACGACGGCCCGCTTTTCGACCCCGAGCCGCCGGAGCGTTCCCCGGAGGAGGCCCTGGCCGCCACCCGGCTGCCGGTCTTTCTCGGCGCGACGCGGACGCCGCTGCTGGACGCGGCCCTGGCCCGGCGCGACGCGGCCGTGATCCTGCTGGACCCGGACCCGGGCCGCATGGGCGCGCTGCTGGCGGGTTTTCCCCCGCGCGACCTGGCCGCGCGCGGCGTGGTCTGCGTCCAGGGCGACGCCCTGCGCCTGAACCCGCCCCTGGCCCGGCTCCTGCCCGAGAAACTTTTCCTGAAGATGGGCTGCCCGGAGTTCTTCGCGGCCCCCGAACTGCTCCAGGCCCTGCCGGAATGGGTCCGGGCCGTGGTGGAGCAGATCGAGTTCCTCTGCTGGCGGCACCGCATCTACCCGGTGAGCGGGCAGTTCAACAGCCGGGGCCTGCCCCTGCGGCGCATCGAGCGCGGCCTGTTCCTGGACCAGCAGCACCACGCCTACGAGAACGCCGCCGCCCTGGCCTCCCAGGGCAACCTGCGTCAGGTCCGCGACGCGCTCAAGGGCGTCCCGGCCATCCTGGTCGCCGCCGGGCCGGACCTGGCCGAACGGGCGGAGTTCCTGCGGGCCAACCGCGACCGGGCCGTGATCATCGCCGTGAACAACGCCCTCAAGCCCCTGCTGGCCCTGGGCGTGACCCCGCATGTCGTGGTCATCAACGACAACAGCCTGGCGGCCCGGGTCTCCTTCGAGGGCCTCGACCGCCTGCCCGAGACCATCCTGGCGGCCCACTGCCTGTCGCACGCGCCCACGGAGCTGTTCGGCCGGACCTTCTTCTTCGGGGCCTACAAGCCGGAGGTCTTCGGCGCGCGGCCCGTGCTGCGCATCTACGGCTCGGTCATCACCGCGGCCTTCTCCCTGGCCCGCCACCTGGGCTGCCCCACCTGCGTCCTGGCCGGGGTCCAGCTGGCCGCCGCCGACCCCTGGCGGCTGACCTACGCCAGGAACTCGGTGCACGAGGCCCCGGACTCCGAGGCCCGGCCCCTGGTCCACCGCCACCCACAGCTCTATCCCGTGCGGACCCCCTTCGGGGAGACGCTCTACAGCACCCTGAACTTCCGCGACGCCGCGCTCTGGTTCCTGGACGAGGTGCGCGCCACGGGCGTGCGCTGCGTGAACCTCTCGCGCCGGAGCATCCTCCTGGGCCCGGGCGTGGAGTTCGACGAGAACCCCCGTCTGCCCGCCCGGCAGGGGCTGGACGCGGCCCTGCGGGCGCTGCGCGAACTGCCCGCCCCGCGCGCGGACAAGGGCAAGATCAAGGCCTTCCTGGCCCGCGAGCGGGCCGCCTGGGCCAACACCGCCGGGCCCCTGGACGTGCTGCTGTCCATCTCCGGGCCGGAGTTCGTGAAGAACGGCATGGACGTGCTGGAGCAACTGGATCGGGGCAACGTGACCTATCTCGTGCAGCGCTTCGAGGACTTCCACAACCCCACGTTCCACCGCCTCGTGTTCGAGCCGAAGGAACCGGACGACCGCGAACGCGGACTGCGCCTCTACCTGGAGGCCGTCCGGGCCATGTCCCTGCGCTTCATGTCCGTCATCGACCGCGGCTTCGCCGCGCTATAG
- a CDS encoding FecR domain-containing protein has protein sequence MPETIGTVSVLHGQAQAEGPSGARALSQGSPVYQGDTVHTGPGSALEIHFADKTVLAQGADSTISLDEYAYNPDTGGGALAFKMAQGTFRAVTGQIADKNPEAFQLKSPLATIGIRGTEVGSVIGLGPDGTPTEQHTVLVYDGRPVVIFSGSGTGFQLLTGSGEMVPVMMTPDGVVQVGAPVPAPPGLISYLNQFSPQGMQQGPPQNYTPPPPPGQDGQNGDQNGEGDQGDQGDQGDQGDQGDGSPDPAGDLAQQDQDIQQGDQGDQGQQGDQGDQNLTPPPPPPPPPPPPPPPSPPGGDAGGTGGGSSGGGSSGGGSGEGTDGTFVVDGDDTTDDDTPNEPPAPSTGGTLDLSGLSAGAEADIANPADQWYWKDGDASPTKVSGITNVIGTAYDDVIIGSDENNQLSGGAGDDSLMGGAGGDTLQGGAGADSLDGGTNDPINGLLDIAVYSDSTTALNVQVNGVSFTVAASGATDQLTNIEGLVGSGLNDTVTVTQDYGGVFYFEGGRGDDQFGGAYHTPNSMGGWDIMSWRDLDATSGVKVLVGEGSALVYQGAAGSGTPTGEQDGFDCYVDEFWGGAGADRFQASYSRESTFVGNAGDDTFIGVSVGNYNTAVSYLTSTGGVNVNLGTGVASDGFGGTDTLVDVREIMGSLHDDTIIGDSHSNWIQGLKGDDFMVGGGQDAYGGDWLSFCEDPGGVTASLATGTATDGWGDTDTFSGFENLEGSDYADSLTGDGLGNVLMGNAGNDTLVGGGGGDTVVYSEDPSRDGDTLGVVVDLGAGTATDGWGDTDVLSGIENVVGTNFNDSITGSDAANVITTGAGIDEVLAMGGADTIVMGSYLTGSDTVYGCDGDDTLTMTGSAGMDTGAFQNVREVEHYRISGQGQFTQTLYDGNFLNLATTFLDVDASTTTGAAGTNNGVFLDGSALSMGNYVKLTGGAGNDTLYGGGGDDTLAGGAGVDILRGGGGNDVFLGSAGDGEQYDGVVGDDSLDFSGLAVTGVSVNVGSGSVVFTSGTAQTQTFSNIDTLTGSSGADTMDATTASVGMALKGGAGNDIFIAGALADMTYDGGAGVNVLNYSGLGQGLHLVFTGNNAGTADKIAYTDAFTNVQQFLGSNQNDTIDVGSSLTVGPTVNGGAGQDQVTVCRENATTALSGMTYMESVILAGDTNGAANVTLGRYLGGAAGSRVNVTTNNDMVSSLTLAVAAGAVWGLDVLGTMGADSIAGTENNDSIVGAEGNDTLYGNGGADTLYGGLGADKLYGGTGNDFLHFSLGDDTLDGGAGTDTLSYADFAGTVGLTLTSTTGGVAVLDDGSSHVQQISNTECYIGGTGEDAVSGSAAVLNSLIAADRLQDFDVITITGTGAAGLTLPAGFSSGSTLKIFAGAGITSLNLDASALDVNVWATGSSGDDTLSTGTGTDKLMGLLGDDSLSAGEGDDTLEGGPGGDTLFGGAGFDSLDGGTNDPINGLLDIAVYSDSTTALNVSVTGTTFSVTASNGVDTLTGIEGLVGSSQNDTVSMDTMYGGIFYFEGGLGDDQFNGVSHDPASMSGWEIMSWRNLTADYGVNVVVSDGGAEVFLGSADGGSPTGEQDHFNSLVDEFWGGAGADWFMATSSHSSTFVGNAGDDTFDGANFEDNVTTVSYLTSPTGVNVNLGTGTASDGFGGTDTLNDIQSVMGSLHDDTITGGTGNDWIQGLAGNDTLNGGGQDGGGDWLSYSDDPGGVTVSLSDHLATDGWGDQDTVSNFEYVEGSQYADFLEGDSGDNVFWGGLGDDTLSGGGGGDTAMYDGAPSNSDGCGVEVDLSTGQAFISEGGYTHTLISIENASGSDFNDTLLGDGQANSLGGESGDDLLNGMAGGDLLIGGDGADILIGGAGSDTLIVNTAPAGDGASDLIEYQSTSDFGDTATNFITGQDKIGFLSDDSGGSFGFTSTSGLSDFIYSDYAAYDGSGGTDACFVVNGGSLLYDPDGKEGVESAATVVSGVTGLQTTDVVIVDASHAVVA, from the coding sequence ATGCCCGAGACCATCGGAACCGTCAGCGTCCTGCACGGCCAAGCCCAGGCCGAAGGCCCGTCCGGGGCCCGCGCCCTGTCCCAGGGTTCGCCCGTCTACCAGGGCGACACCGTGCATACCGGGCCGGGCTCGGCCCTGGAAATCCATTTCGCGGACAAGACCGTGCTGGCCCAGGGCGCGGACTCCACCATCTCGCTGGACGAATACGCCTACAACCCCGACACCGGCGGCGGAGCCCTGGCCTTCAAGATGGCCCAGGGCACCTTCCGCGCCGTCACCGGCCAGATCGCGGACAAGAACCCCGAAGCCTTCCAGCTCAAAAGCCCCCTGGCGACCATCGGCATCCGCGGCACGGAAGTGGGCTCGGTCATCGGCCTGGGCCCGGACGGAACGCCCACGGAACAGCACACCGTGCTCGTCTACGACGGCCGCCCGGTGGTCATCTTCTCCGGCTCGGGCACGGGCTTCCAGCTTCTCACCGGCTCGGGCGAGATGGTCCCGGTGATGATGACCCCCGACGGGGTGGTCCAGGTGGGCGCTCCCGTTCCCGCCCCCCCCGGCCTGATCAGCTACCTGAACCAGTTCAGCCCCCAGGGCATGCAGCAGGGCCCGCCCCAGAACTACACCCCTCCGCCGCCTCCAGGGCAGGACGGGCAGAACGGCGACCAGAACGGCGAGGGCGATCAGGGTGACCAGGGCGATCAGGGCGACCAGGGCGACCAGGGAGACGGTTCGCCCGACCCGGCCGGAGATCTGGCCCAGCAGGACCAGGACATCCAGCAGGGCGACCAGGGCGACCAGGGCCAGCAAGGCGACCAGGGCGACCAGAACCTGACCCCGCCGCCGCCTCCCCCTCCGCCTCCTCCTCCGCCGCCTCCGCCGTCTCCTCCCGGAGGCGATGCCGGCGGCACGGGCGGCGGCTCCTCGGGCGGCGGCTCCTCGGGCGGCGGTTCGGGCGAGGGCACGGACGGAACCTTCGTCGTGGACGGCGACGACACCACCGACGACGACACCCCGAACGAGCCTCCCGCGCCGAGCACGGGCGGCACCCTGGATCTCTCGGGACTCAGCGCGGGCGCGGAGGCGGACATCGCCAATCCCGCCGACCAGTGGTACTGGAAGGACGGCGACGCCTCCCCCACGAAGGTTTCCGGCATCACCAACGTCATCGGCACGGCCTACGACGACGTCATCATCGGCAGCGACGAAAACAACCAGCTTTCGGGCGGCGCGGGCGACGACAGCCTGATGGGCGGGGCCGGCGGCGACACGCTCCAGGGCGGCGCGGGCGCGGACAGCCTGGACGGCGGAACCAACGACCCCATCAACGGGCTCCTGGACATCGCGGTCTACTCCGACAGCACCACGGCCCTGAACGTCCAGGTGAACGGCGTCAGCTTCACGGTCGCGGCCTCGGGCGCCACCGACCAGCTCACGAACATCGAGGGGCTGGTGGGCTCCGGACTGAACGACACCGTCACCGTGACCCAGGACTACGGCGGGGTGTTCTACTTCGAGGGAGGCCGCGGCGACGACCAGTTCGGCGGCGCGTACCACACCCCCAACTCCATGGGCGGCTGGGACATCATGAGCTGGCGGGACCTGGACGCGACCTCCGGCGTGAAGGTTCTCGTGGGCGAGGGTTCGGCCTTGGTCTACCAGGGCGCGGCGGGCTCGGGAACCCCCACCGGCGAGCAGGACGGCTTCGACTGCTACGTGGACGAATTCTGGGGCGGCGCGGGCGCGGACCGGTTCCAGGCCTCCTATTCCCGCGAATCCACCTTCGTGGGCAACGCGGGCGACGACACCTTCATCGGCGTGAGCGTGGGGAACTACAACACGGCCGTCTCCTACCTCACCTCGACCGGCGGCGTGAACGTGAACCTGGGCACGGGCGTCGCCTCGGACGGTTTCGGCGGCACGGACACCCTGGTCGACGTCCGCGAGATCATGGGGTCGCTGCACGACGACACGATCATCGGCGACTCGCACAGCAACTGGATACAGGGCCTGAAGGGCGACGACTTCATGGTCGGCGGCGGCCAGGATGCCTACGGCGGTGACTGGCTCTCCTTCTGCGAGGATCCCGGCGGCGTGACGGCCAGTCTGGCCACGGGCACGGCCACCGACGGCTGGGGCGACACGGACACGTTCTCCGGGTTCGAAAACCTCGAAGGTTCGGACTACGCCGACTCCCTTACCGGCGACGGCCTGGGCAACGTGCTCATGGGCAACGCCGGAAACGACACCCTGGTCGGCGGCGGCGGCGGCGACACCGTCGTCTACAGCGAAGACCCCTCCAGGGACGGAGACACCCTGGGCGTCGTCGTGGACCTCGGCGCGGGCACGGCCACCGACGGATGGGGCGACACGGACGTCCTTTCGGGCATCGAGAACGTCGTCGGCACGAACTTCAACGACAGCATCACCGGCAGCGACGCGGCCAACGTCATCACCACCGGCGCGGGCATCGACGAGGTGCTGGCCATGGGCGGGGCCGACACCATCGTCATGGGCTCGTACCTCACGGGCTCGGACACGGTCTACGGTTGCGACGGCGACGACACCCTGACCATGACCGGCAGCGCGGGCATGGACACCGGGGCCTTCCAGAACGTGCGGGAGGTCGAGCACTACCGGATCAGCGGCCAGGGGCAGTTCACGCAGACCCTCTACGACGGCAACTTCCTCAACCTGGCGACCACCTTCCTGGACGTGGACGCCTCGACCACCACCGGCGCGGCCGGAACCAACAACGGCGTTTTCCTGGACGGCTCCGCCCTGTCCATGGGCAACTACGTCAAGCTCACCGGCGGCGCGGGCAACGACACCCTCTACGGCGGCGGCGGGGACGACACCCTCGCCGGCGGCGCGGGCGTGGACATCCTGCGTGGCGGCGGGGGCAACGACGTCTTCCTGGGCTCCGCGGGCGACGGCGAACAATACGACGGCGTCGTGGGCGACGACTCCCTGGACTTCTCCGGCCTTGCGGTCACGGGCGTCTCCGTGAACGTGGGCTCGGGCTCGGTCGTCTTCACCAGCGGCACGGCCCAGACCCAGACCTTCAGCAACATCGACACCCTGACCGGCTCCTCCGGGGCCGACACCATGGACGCCACCACCGCCTCCGTGGGCATGGCCCTGAAAGGCGGCGCGGGGAACGACATCTTCATCGCCGGAGCCCTGGCCGACATGACCTACGACGGCGGGGCGGGCGTGAACGTCCTGAACTACTCCGGCCTGGGCCAGGGCCTGCACCTCGTCTTCACCGGCAACAACGCGGGCACGGCGGACAAGATCGCCTACACGGACGCCTTCACCAACGTGCAGCAGTTCCTGGGCTCGAACCAGAACGACACCATCGACGTGGGCTCCTCGCTGACCGTCGGCCCCACGGTGAACGGCGGCGCGGGCCAGGACCAGGTGACGGTCTGCCGCGAGAACGCCACCACCGCGCTCTCCGGCATGACCTACATGGAAAGCGTGATCCTCGCGGGCGACACCAACGGCGCGGCCAACGTGACCCTGGGCCGCTACCTCGGCGGGGCGGCCGGGTCGCGGGTCAACGTGACCACCAACAACGACATGGTCAGCTCGCTGACCCTGGCCGTGGCCGCCGGGGCCGTCTGGGGCCTGGACGTCCTCGGGACCATGGGCGCCGACTCCATCGCCGGAACCGAGAACAACGACTCCATCGTCGGGGCCGAGGGCAACGACACCCTCTACGGCAACGGCGGGGCCGACACCCTCTACGGCGGCCTGGGAGCCGACAAACTCTACGGCGGAACGGGCAACGACTTCCTGCACTTCTCCCTGGGCGACGACACCCTGGACGGCGGCGCGGGCACGGACACCCTGAGCTACGCGGACTTCGCGGGCACGGTGGGGCTGACCCTGACCTCGACCACCGGCGGCGTGGCCGTGCTGGACGACGGTTCCTCCCACGTCCAGCAGATCTCCAACACCGAGTGCTACATCGGCGGAACGGGCGAGGACGCGGTGAGCGGCTCGGCGGCGGTGCTGAACTCCCTGATCGCCGCCGACAGGCTCCAGGACTTCGACGTGATCACCATCACGGGCACGGGCGCGGCCGGCCTGACCCTGCCCGCGGGCTTCTCGTCCGGCTCGACGCTGAAGATCTTCGCCGGAGCCGGGATCACCAGCCTGAACCTGGACGCCTCGGCGCTGGACGTCAACGTCTGGGCCACAGGCTCGAGCGGCGACGACACGCTCTCCACCGGCACGGGCACGGACAAGCTCATGGGCCTGCTGGGCGACGACTCCCTCTCCGCCGGCGAGGGCGACGACACCCTGGAGGGCGGACCCGGCGGCGACACGCTCTTCGGCGGCGCGGGGTTCGACAGCCTGGACGGCGGGACCAACGATCCCATCAACGGGCTCCTGGACATCGCGGTCTACTCCGACAGCACCACCGCCCTGAACGTCTCGGTGACCGGCACGACCTTCTCGGTCACCGCCTCCAACGGCGTCGACACGCTCACGGGCATCGAGGGCCTGGTGGGCTCCAGCCAGAACGACACCGTCAGCATGGACACCATGTACGGCGGGATCTTCTACTTCGAGGGCGGCCTCGGCGACGACCAGTTCAACGGCGTGTCTCATGACCCCGCCTCCATGAGCGGCTGGGAGATCATGAGCTGGCGCAACCTGACCGCCGACTACGGCGTGAACGTGGTCGTGAGCGACGGAGGAGCGGAGGTCTTTCTCGGCTCGGCGGACGGGGGCAGCCCCACCGGCGAACAGGACCACTTCAACTCCCTGGTGGACGAGTTCTGGGGCGGCGCGGGCGCGGACTGGTTCATGGCCACCTCGTCCCACTCCTCCACCTTCGTGGGCAACGCGGGCGACGACACCTTCGACGGCGCCAACTTCGAGGACAACGTCACCACCGTGTCCTATCTCACCTCGCCCACCGGGGTGAACGTGAATCTGGGAACGGGCACGGCCTCGGACGGCTTCGGCGGCACGGACACCCTGAACGACATCCAGAGCGTCATGGGCTCCCTGCACGACGACACGATCACCGGCGGCACCGGCAACGACTGGATCCAGGGCCTGGCCGGGAACGACACCCTGAACGGCGGCGGACAGGACGGCGGCGGGGACTGGCTGTCCTACAGCGACGACCCCGGCGGCGTGACCGTGAGCCTCTCCGATCACCTCGCCACCGACGGCTGGGGCGACCAGGACACGGTCTCCAACTTCGAGTATGTCGAGGGTTCGCAGTACGCGGACTTCCTCGAGGGCGACAGCGGCGACAACGTCTTCTGGGGCGGGCTGGGCGACGACACCCTCTCCGGCGGCGGCGGCGGCGACACGGCCATGTACGACGGCGCGCCGTCCAATTCTGACGGCTGCGGCGTGGAGGTCGACCTGTCCACGGGTCAGGCCTTCATCTCCGAGGGGGGATATACCCATACCCTCATCAGCATCGAGAACGCCTCCGGCTCGGACTTCAACGACACGCTCCTCGGAGACGGGCAAGCCAACTCCCTGGGGGGCGAAAGCGGCGACGACCTGCTCAACGGCATGGCCGGCGGCGACCTGCTCATCGGCGGCGACGGCGCGGACATCCTCATCGGCGGGGCCGGAAGCGACACGCTGATCGTCAATACGGCGCCCGCGGGCGACGGCGCCTCCGACCTGATCGAGTACCAGTCCACCTCGGACTTCGGGGACACGGCCACGAACTTCATCACGGGCCAGGACAAGATCGGCTTCCTCTCCGACGACTCCGGCGGAAGCTTCGGCTTCACCTCCACCTCCGGCCTGTCCGACTTCATCTACAGCGACTATGCCGCCTATGACGGCAGTGGCGGCACGGACGCCTGCTTCGTCGTCAACGGCGGCTCCCTGCTCTACGACCCCGACGGCAAGGAAGGCGTGGAGAGCGCGGCCACCGTGGTTTCCGGCGTCACAGGGCTCCAGACGACGGACGTGGTCATCGTGGACGCCTCGCACGCGGTCGTCGCCTGA
- a CDS encoding DUF3352 domain-containing protein, with protein sequence MLSLIIVAVVSALAGFAAAWVWRGRLRKKIGGALTDAAARVREG encoded by the coding sequence ATGTTGAGTCTCATCATCGTCGCCGTCGTGTCCGCCCTGGCCGGTTTCGCGGCCGCCTGGGTCTGGCGGGGCAGGCTGCGGAAGAAGATCGGCGGGGCGCTCACCGACGCCGCCGCCAGGGTCAGGGAGGGCTGA
- a CDS encoding tetratricopeptide repeat protein, protein MMVRVLAAVLVAAALFCGWSCSGGRDKPMTPEALRERADKGDAQAQAALGVLYSTGRGLPRDDAEAARWTRLAADQGLAEAQYRLGLMYAEGRGVPAGEPWETVRLLHAAAAQGHAGAELELGRMYREGRGTDRDPAEAATWLKRAAVQGEVEAQVLLGGMYLEGEGVGRDLAEANRWFGAAAERGDARAMYQLGRLFAGGRLGREDSAQGYMWFVLAEERGLEEAGLAREQMDRDLDEAARREALDLAERWRAAAPGRRVR, encoded by the coding sequence ATGATGGTCAGGGTATTGGCCGCCGTGCTGGTGGCGGCGGCGCTTTTCTGCGGGTGGTCCTGCTCCGGCGGACGGGACAAGCCCATGACCCCGGAAGCGTTGCGTGAGCGCGCCGACAAGGGCGACGCCCAGGCCCAGGCGGCCCTGGGCGTGCTCTACTCCACGGGCCGGGGCCTGCCCCGGGACGACGCCGAGGCCGCGCGCTGGACCCGGCTGGCGGCGGACCAGGGCCTGGCCGAAGCCCAGTACCGCCTGGGCCTGATGTACGCCGAGGGCCGGGGCGTTCCGGCGGGAGAACCCTGGGAGACGGTGCGCCTGCTGCACGCGGCGGCGGCCCAGGGACATGCCGGGGCCGAGCTGGAGCTGGGCCGGATGTACCGCGAGGGCCGGGGCACGGACCGCGACCCGGCCGAGGCCGCGACCTGGCTCAAGCGGGCGGCCGTGCAGGGCGAGGTCGAGGCCCAGGTGCTCCTGGGCGGCATGTATCTCGAGGGCGAGGGCGTGGGGCGCGACCTGGCCGAGGCCAACCGCTGGTTCGGGGCCGCCGCCGAGCGCGGGGACGCCCGGGCCATGTACCAGCTCGGCCGCCTCTTCGCCGGGGGCCGCCTGGGCCGGGAGGACTCGGCCCAGGGCTACATGTGGTTCGTGCTGGCCGAGGAACGAGGGCTGGAGGAAGCCGGGCTGGCGCGGGAGCAGATGGACCGCGACCTGGACGAGGCCGCGCGGCGCGAGGCGCTCGATCTGGCCGAACGCTGGCGCGCGGCGGCTCCGGGACGGCGGGTGCGCTAG
- a CDS encoding Trm112 family protein has product MTLHKDLLDILACPLCKGKLVLLPASDGLLCESCALVYPIKDEIPVMLTDEAAPLAKWTGSKPA; this is encoded by the coding sequence ATGACGTTGCACAAAGACCTTCTGGATATTCTGGCCTGCCCGCTCTGCAAGGGCAAGCTCGTTCTGCTCCCGGCCTCCGACGGCCTGCTCTGCGAGTCCTGCGCCCTGGTCTACCCGATCAAGGACGAGATTCCGGTCATGCTCACCGACGAGGCCGCGCCCCTGGCCAAGTGGACCGGCTCCAAGCCCGCCTGA